The proteins below come from a single Falco peregrinus isolate bFalPer1 chromosome Z, bFalPer1.pri, whole genome shotgun sequence genomic window:
- the PLIN2 gene encoding perilipin-2 isoform X3 translates to MALAAIDPQQNIVSRVANLPLVSSTYDMVSTAYITTKDNHPYLKSVCEIAEKGVKTITSVAVTSAMPIIQKLEPQIVVANNYACIGLDKIEERLPILNQPTDKVVANAKDVVVGAREAVTTTVTGAKETVAHTITGVVGKTKEAMQDSVEMTKSVVNGSINTVLGSRVVQMVSSGMDSALTKSETLVDQYLPLTEAELEKEAAKVEGFEVGVRKPSYYIRLGSLSSKVRTRAYHQALNKVRDAKQKSQEAISQLHHTVSLYIESRTLAIARTLTQQLQTTCLTLVSSLQGLPQNVQDQVYNVGSMAGDVYQSFRSASSFQELSDSFLTTSKGQLKKMKESLDDVMDYLVNNTPLNWLVPDFTITDLSSESDDIPDILDLDEDDQQDFSRTNGPYSTGQRAE, encoded by the exons ATGGCATTGGCAGCAATTGATCCACAGCAG aacattGTATCGAGGGTTGCTAACCTTCCCTTGGTGAGCTCCACCTATGATATGGTGTCCACAGCTTACATCACCACAAAGGATAACCATCCTTATCTGAAATCAGTATGTGAGATAGCAGAGAAAGGAGTGAAGACGATTACTTCAGTAGCCGTGACAAGTGCTATGCCTATCATCCAGAAACTGGAACCACAAA TTGTAGTTGCCAACAACTATGCGTGCATAGGTCTGGACAAAATTGAAGAGAGACTACCTATTTTGAATCAACCCACTGACAAG GTTGTTGCTAATGCCAAGGATGTAGTTGTGGGAGCTAGAGAAGCTGTAACAACCACTGTGACTGGTGCCAAGGAAACTGTTGCTCACACGATCACTGGAGTTGTGGGCAAGACTAAAGAAGCGATGCAAGACAGCGTAGAAATGACCAAGTCAGTTGTCAATGGCAGCATTAACACTGTCCTGGGAAGTCGTGTGGTGCAGATGGTGAGCAGTGGAATGGACAGTGCTCTCACTAAATCGGAGACCCTTGTTGACCAGTATCTCCCACTTACAGAAGCAGAACTAG agaaagaagctgcaaaagTTGAAGGTTTTGAAGTTGGAGTTCGAAAGCCAAGCTACTACATTAGACTAGGATCCTTGTCTTCAAAGGTTCGCACACGTGCCTACCATCAAGCCTTAAACAAAGTTAGAGATGCTAAACAGAAAAGCCAGGAGGCAATCTCTCAGCTCCACCACACTGTTAGTTTG taCATTGAGTCAAGAACTCTAGCTATTGCCCGGACCCTCACTCAGCAGCTTCAGACCACCTGCCTCACACTGGTTTCAAGCCTACAGGGGCTGCCACAGAATGTGCAGGATCAGGTTTACAATGTTGGGTCAATGGCAGGTGATGTCTACCAGAGCTTTCGGTCAGCATCCTCCTTCCAGGAGTTATCAGACAGCTTTCTCACAACTAGCAAAggacagctgaagaaaatgaaggagtCTCTGGATGATGTGATGGATTATCTTGTTAACAACACACCGCTCAACTGGCTG GTTCCTGATTTCACTATTACAGACCTGTCTTCAGAGTCGGACGATATCCCAGACATTTTGGATTTGGATGAAGATGATCAACAAGACTTTTCACGCACAAATGGCCCTTACAGTACAGGGCAGAGAGCTGAATAG
- the PLIN2 gene encoding perilipin-2 isoform X1, producing the protein MALAAIDPQQNIVSRVANLPLVSSTYDMVSTAYITTKDNHPYLKSVCEIAEKGVKTITSVAVTSAMPIIQKLEPQIVVANNYACIGLDKIEERLPILNQPTDKVVANAKDVVVGAREAVTTTVTGAKETVAHTITGVVGKTKEAMQDSVEMTKSVVNGSINTVLGSRVVQMVSSGMDSALTKSETLVDQYLPLTEAELEKEAAKVEGFEVGVRKPSYYIRLGSLSSKVRTRAYHQALNKVRDAKQKSQEAISQLHHTVSLIEYARKNMNSANQKLLDAQEKLYQSWVEWKKNTGQNDGDDSHSTEYIESRTLAIARTLTQQLQTTCLTLVSSLQGLPQNVQDQVYNVGSMAGDVYQSFRSASSFQELSDSFLTTSKGQLKKMKESLDDVMDYLVNNTPLNWLVPDFTITDLSSESDDIPDILDLDEDDQQDFSRTNGPYSTGQRAE; encoded by the exons ATGGCATTGGCAGCAATTGATCCACAGCAG aacattGTATCGAGGGTTGCTAACCTTCCCTTGGTGAGCTCCACCTATGATATGGTGTCCACAGCTTACATCACCACAAAGGATAACCATCCTTATCTGAAATCAGTATGTGAGATAGCAGAGAAAGGAGTGAAGACGATTACTTCAGTAGCCGTGACAAGTGCTATGCCTATCATCCAGAAACTGGAACCACAAA TTGTAGTTGCCAACAACTATGCGTGCATAGGTCTGGACAAAATTGAAGAGAGACTACCTATTTTGAATCAACCCACTGACAAG GTTGTTGCTAATGCCAAGGATGTAGTTGTGGGAGCTAGAGAAGCTGTAACAACCACTGTGACTGGTGCCAAGGAAACTGTTGCTCACACGATCACTGGAGTTGTGGGCAAGACTAAAGAAGCGATGCAAGACAGCGTAGAAATGACCAAGTCAGTTGTCAATGGCAGCATTAACACTGTCCTGGGAAGTCGTGTGGTGCAGATGGTGAGCAGTGGAATGGACAGTGCTCTCACTAAATCGGAGACCCTTGTTGACCAGTATCTCCCACTTACAGAAGCAGAACTAG agaaagaagctgcaaaagTTGAAGGTTTTGAAGTTGGAGTTCGAAAGCCAAGCTACTACATTAGACTAGGATCCTTGTCTTCAAAGGTTCGCACACGTGCCTACCATCAAGCCTTAAACAAAGTTAGAGATGCTAAACAGAAAAGCCAGGAGGCAATCTCTCAGCTCCACCACACTGTTAGTTTG ATCGAGTATGCCAGAAAGAACATGAATAGTGCCAATCAGAAACTTCTTGATGCTCAGGAAAAGCTTTATCAATCCTGGgtagaatggaagaaaaatacaggccaaaaTGATGGTGATGACTCACATAGCACTGAG taCATTGAGTCAAGAACTCTAGCTATTGCCCGGACCCTCACTCAGCAGCTTCAGACCACCTGCCTCACACTGGTTTCAAGCCTACAGGGGCTGCCACAGAATGTGCAGGATCAGGTTTACAATGTTGGGTCAATGGCAGGTGATGTCTACCAGAGCTTTCGGTCAGCATCCTCCTTCCAGGAGTTATCAGACAGCTTTCTCACAACTAGCAAAggacagctgaagaaaatgaaggagtCTCTGGATGATGTGATGGATTATCTTGTTAACAACACACCGCTCAACTGGCTG GTTCCTGATTTCACTATTACAGACCTGTCTTCAGAGTCGGACGATATCCCAGACATTTTGGATTTGGATGAAGATGATCAACAAGACTTTTCACGCACAAATGGCCCTTACAGTACAGGGCAGAGAGCTGAATAG
- the PLIN2 gene encoding perilipin-2 isoform X2 — MALAAIDPQQNIVSRVANLPLVSSTYDMVSTAYITTKDNHPYLKSVCEIAEKGVKTTIIQKLEPQIVVANNYACIGLDKIEERLPILNQPTDKVVANAKDVVVGAREAVTTTVTGAKETVAHTITGVVGKTKEAMQDSVEMTKSVVNGSINTVLGSRVVQMVSSGMDSALTKSETLVDQYLPLTEAELEKEAAKVEGFEVGVRKPSYYIRLGSLSSKVRTRAYHQALNKVRDAKQKSQEAISQLHHTVSLIEYARKNMNSANQKLLDAQEKLYQSWVEWKKNTGQNDGDDSHSTEYIESRTLAIARTLTQQLQTTCLTLVSSLQGLPQNVQDQVYNVGSMAGDVYQSFRSASSFQELSDSFLTTSKGQLKKMKESLDDVMDYLVNNTPLNWLVPDFTITDLSSESDDIPDILDLDEDDQQDFSRTNGPYSTGQRAE; from the exons ATGGCATTGGCAGCAATTGATCCACAGCAG aacattGTATCGAGGGTTGCTAACCTTCCCTTGGTGAGCTCCACCTATGATATGGTGTCCACAGCTTACATCACCACAAAGGATAACCATCCTTATCTGAAATCAGTATGTGAGATAGCAGAGAAAGGAGTGAAGACGA CTATCATCCAGAAACTGGAACCACAAA TTGTAGTTGCCAACAACTATGCGTGCATAGGTCTGGACAAAATTGAAGAGAGACTACCTATTTTGAATCAACCCACTGACAAG GTTGTTGCTAATGCCAAGGATGTAGTTGTGGGAGCTAGAGAAGCTGTAACAACCACTGTGACTGGTGCCAAGGAAACTGTTGCTCACACGATCACTGGAGTTGTGGGCAAGACTAAAGAAGCGATGCAAGACAGCGTAGAAATGACCAAGTCAGTTGTCAATGGCAGCATTAACACTGTCCTGGGAAGTCGTGTGGTGCAGATGGTGAGCAGTGGAATGGACAGTGCTCTCACTAAATCGGAGACCCTTGTTGACCAGTATCTCCCACTTACAGAAGCAGAACTAG agaaagaagctgcaaaagTTGAAGGTTTTGAAGTTGGAGTTCGAAAGCCAAGCTACTACATTAGACTAGGATCCTTGTCTTCAAAGGTTCGCACACGTGCCTACCATCAAGCCTTAAACAAAGTTAGAGATGCTAAACAGAAAAGCCAGGAGGCAATCTCTCAGCTCCACCACACTGTTAGTTTG ATCGAGTATGCCAGAAAGAACATGAATAGTGCCAATCAGAAACTTCTTGATGCTCAGGAAAAGCTTTATCAATCCTGGgtagaatggaagaaaaatacaggccaaaaTGATGGTGATGACTCACATAGCACTGAG taCATTGAGTCAAGAACTCTAGCTATTGCCCGGACCCTCACTCAGCAGCTTCAGACCACCTGCCTCACACTGGTTTCAAGCCTACAGGGGCTGCCACAGAATGTGCAGGATCAGGTTTACAATGTTGGGTCAATGGCAGGTGATGTCTACCAGAGCTTTCGGTCAGCATCCTCCTTCCAGGAGTTATCAGACAGCTTTCTCACAACTAGCAAAggacagctgaagaaaatgaaggagtCTCTGGATGATGTGATGGATTATCTTGTTAACAACACACCGCTCAACTGGCTG GTTCCTGATTTCACTATTACAGACCTGTCTTCAGAGTCGGACGATATCCCAGACATTTTGGATTTGGATGAAGATGATCAACAAGACTTTTCACGCACAAATGGCCCTTACAGTACAGGGCAGAGAGCTGAATAG
- the PLIN2 gene encoding perilipin-2 isoform X4, producing the protein MALAAIDPQQNIVSRVANLPLVSSTYDMVSTAYITTKDNHPYLKSVCEIAEKGVKTITSVAVTSAMPIIQKLEPQIVVANNYACIGLDKIEERLPILNQPTDKVVANAKDVVVGAREAVTTTVTGAKETVAHTITGVVGKTKEAMQDSVEMTKSVVNGSINTVLGSRVVQMVSSGMDSALTKSETLVDQYLPLTEAELEKEAAKVEGFEVGVRKPSYYIRLGSLSSKVRTRAYHQALNKVRDAKQKSQEAISQLHHTVSLYIESRTLAIARTLTQQLQTTCLTLVSSLQGLPQNVQDQVYNVGSMAGDVYQSFRSASSFQELSDSFLTTSKGQLKKMKESLDDVMDYLVNNTPLNWLVGPFYPQLPGLQHAESKGEGEKNSSQKDKQPEHAIE; encoded by the exons ATGGCATTGGCAGCAATTGATCCACAGCAG aacattGTATCGAGGGTTGCTAACCTTCCCTTGGTGAGCTCCACCTATGATATGGTGTCCACAGCTTACATCACCACAAAGGATAACCATCCTTATCTGAAATCAGTATGTGAGATAGCAGAGAAAGGAGTGAAGACGATTACTTCAGTAGCCGTGACAAGTGCTATGCCTATCATCCAGAAACTGGAACCACAAA TTGTAGTTGCCAACAACTATGCGTGCATAGGTCTGGACAAAATTGAAGAGAGACTACCTATTTTGAATCAACCCACTGACAAG GTTGTTGCTAATGCCAAGGATGTAGTTGTGGGAGCTAGAGAAGCTGTAACAACCACTGTGACTGGTGCCAAGGAAACTGTTGCTCACACGATCACTGGAGTTGTGGGCAAGACTAAAGAAGCGATGCAAGACAGCGTAGAAATGACCAAGTCAGTTGTCAATGGCAGCATTAACACTGTCCTGGGAAGTCGTGTGGTGCAGATGGTGAGCAGTGGAATGGACAGTGCTCTCACTAAATCGGAGACCCTTGTTGACCAGTATCTCCCACTTACAGAAGCAGAACTAG agaaagaagctgcaaaagTTGAAGGTTTTGAAGTTGGAGTTCGAAAGCCAAGCTACTACATTAGACTAGGATCCTTGTCTTCAAAGGTTCGCACACGTGCCTACCATCAAGCCTTAAACAAAGTTAGAGATGCTAAACAGAAAAGCCAGGAGGCAATCTCTCAGCTCCACCACACTGTTAGTTTG taCATTGAGTCAAGAACTCTAGCTATTGCCCGGACCCTCACTCAGCAGCTTCAGACCACCTGCCTCACACTGGTTTCAAGCCTACAGGGGCTGCCACAGAATGTGCAGGATCAGGTTTACAATGTTGGGTCAATGGCAGGTGATGTCTACCAGAGCTTTCGGTCAGCATCCTCCTTCCAGGAGTTATCAGACAGCTTTCTCACAACTAGCAAAggacagctgaagaaaatgaaggagtCTCTGGATGATGTGATGGATTATCTTGTTAACAACACACCGCTCAACTGGCTGGTAGGTCCCTTTTACCCACAACTGCCTGGCCTTCAGCATGCTGAGAGCAAAGgtgaaggggagaaaaattCCAGCCAGAAAGACAAACAGCCTGAACACGCTATTGAATAA